The following DNA comes from Nicotiana sylvestris chromosome 10, ASM39365v2, whole genome shotgun sequence.
ctccttgtgtatcatatcatggaagatagtagtcatgaccctcatgtaggtggcctctGCATTCATTAGGCCGAACGTCATCATCTTTTAACAGTACATTCCCTACAGCGTGATGAAACCCAttttctcagcatcctcttcatccatccagatttgatgataaccagcgaaacaatctacaaatgattgcaactcatgcttggcacaattgtcgattaggatgtgtatatttggcaaagggaagccatctttcggactggcccggttgatatcccggtagtcgacaaagactctaaccttcccatacTTCTTTGGCACTAGCATGATGTTgcctaaccatgtcgggtattctactaatatgagaaccttagctttgacctgcttagtgaatTCTtaccttgattttcagactcatatcaggtttgaactttctgagcttttacTTTACCGGTAgacatgttggatcagttggcagtttgtgagccacaatagatgtactcagaccagtcatgtcatcatatgactaggCAAATATGttctcatattcccttagaaattatgtgtattccttcttttctgatggcgataagtgaatgttgattcgtgtttctttgacattttctgcatttCCCAAGTTAACAACTTctatttcgtccaggttggacttaggtctattatcaaaattctcaacttcctcaACAATCTCTTACGGTATGTCATCtttctctgaatctatgtccgtttgtttgCGTTGTCTTGTTGCATGttacagtcattggttcatcaagataagtaatagtaatgttgtataagtaaaatAATGAGTGTCGATTCATAAGAAaggtcaaaatgctttgataaattgcctaattgttttgaacattgaagatcttattgcgggaattaaaatgcgagaagaaaatcatttagtaaataaaaaaaatacatgatgcttgttttagccttgctaccccgaggctcgtcgggctctggttgtcctgatggtccagttaccgaggcgtgctcctctgcttacagcctgtatggaagggccttcctccccctcctcctcgagtaCAACGCAGCAGTCCATGACACTGTCTTCTATGAATACATTCTTTACTGCtactagtgcttcctcttcttctgacccatcgATAATATTGGccggttggaaggtctgctccaaatgtggtatcgGCTACTCCAacggatagtaaggaccgtgccATAGTGGCGactagttgttgaattcttcccaagtgtactcatatcctagaccgaaagtggtgccatgtttcttgagttttataggcttgacgattccttggaggttctttctgaggaccttgccaggttcgtacccactccaatttagtatactctcgatcttgttattccaccatttgtctttgtcaacatcATTTACCCGTttgatgtgatggtaagtctctcctcctatcttccttcttccctcgattgacaaaatggtctggcaactgtatatagggttgctactgtcgccgtgaatgatcacctcctagtgattccattcgaactttatcGCTTGATAtagtgttgatgctacgaccccagtagcatgaatccattgtcgtcccaatagcagattgtaagatgttGGTACGTCTATTACTTGGaagtcaacatcgaaccaagttggccccatttgcaaacacagactaatttccccaatagtggacctctaggaaccgtcgaaggctttcacattgatggcTCCGTCATTTATTTCATGCAGTCCCTTGCCCattttcttgagtgttaccagcgaacaaatgttgagactagaaCCCCCGTCGATCAAGATTTTGGTGATAAAGTAGTCTtcacattgcacagtgatgtgcagtgctttattgtgtcccaacccttcaggttgtagctcatcttcatgaaaagtaattttgtgactttccaatacctgtcctaccatgttggccatctacccgccagtgatgttgcttggcacatatgcttcactcAGTACCCtcaacaaagcattcttgtgtgcctcagaattttgtagcaaagcaagtgtGGAGATTTGTGtcagtgttttgttcaactggttgatgaccgagtattccttggcctgtatctttctccaaagatcgtcgggacctgtctcaatgatgggtggctGATTGGAGGcatgcttgcttgactcagctaaatgttcaggggtatagacccTACTAGTTCTCGTCATACCTTGTGCGGCAACTgtctcttcgaacctgaccttgcctttcctccttgcctcagctgtatagtcccatggtatggcctttgtatggaatcgcatcatggtcgacatcgccactgggatcggcgtggctatctttactccaaatggagcatgtgccttgggtggtaaaactgcaacttcatatggtgtgggtgcatttgctgGTGACACGAATTCCACCTCAATTGGCGCTGGTGTCATTGCAgatgacgttgcttcaaactcaagtggcatagacatatttacctcagtgcctccagatggctgaatctggaccacgatcagattaagagtaactattggcttctttgggtcatcttCTTCTCCTAtcaacccgattgacccctcgggatcccaatcatcctctatttcaatcatttGAATGCCTCCATCCTTGTGGTCCGACaaagggttattgcggacatttggagtaggtttctttgccacaataatcttgttgtcaatcagagcctggatcttgtcctttagagaacgacattcatcgatggtgtgtcccttcatgaCGGAATGgcatgcacaggatttgtttgggttaacccactgagaaggtttttcaggggttatagcagggatgggggtgacataaccagcatctttgagtctctcgtacaactggtgaataggttcagcaatggctgtgTATTATTTAGGAGGACTTCGGTCAAAGTTTGGTCAagatctagggaagttttggcgtgtaggaggtgatttatagtgggatggttgagtattgtaggcttgataaacatgtgcgggttgggtatatctgggtgaagtaggttgatatgtgggaggtgggggtgattgataagtgggtggtggagtttggtaagatggtgagggtgcttggtagttcggagttggttgatatgtgagtggaggtgttgggtaaattTGGTATTTGGCAGGAGATTTGGTTCTTTGTGCGACCATTATGTCTCCTACGTCCTTTTTCTTAGACACACCACCAGActgcaaggccttatttgtagcttgtaaggctttgaagtttgtaaccatactgattttgatgccctcttcaatcctttcacccagcttgataatgtcagaaaatttatggatCTCAATCAACATTAGTCGCTCATAATACTACGGGTCTTGAGCCTGAACAAAGAATTTATTTatctgttcctcctctaaggcaggtctgaccttagcagctttggaagtccagcgagtagcatactcgcgaaatgtttctataggtttcttctttagattctgaatataaaaaatatatggcGCATTCTTGGTGTTGAACCTGAacttgtccataaagtcggacgccttgcttacccagcttgaccattTCATTGGATCTTGGCttatgtaccaagacagagcatctcctttcagactcttCATATAAAGCTTCATGCGAATTCtctcatctttccctactccaaccagcttgtcacagtatgttctcaaatggaccattggatcccctgtaccatcaaacatctcgatcttaggaggtttgtacccctcgggcagttcgacatcgggctgtatgcaaagatcttcgtagctcagcccttcaattcccttgtttccttcaatgtcttgaattcggctagtcaatttcttaagttcctcagccaggttcctgatgagcgagtctttatcatcagactcgggtgtgtttgAGATGGGTTAGGTATAATTTGGCATAGTCTCCACATAGATGTgggtgttatgatgggtgtggaagtggtcatttgtggagttttggggttctgggaTGAACAACGGAGTATTTTTTGAattatggcaggtgttgcagtggtggtgaggagtgggATGATTTTGtcgctttgggatattttgtgggggtgcggggttctgagcatttagtaaattgacatctggagtggtgagggaaaatgacagattcgcCAGATTCTGAacttgatcaagttcttcttggaatttcaataacttttgtttgagttgggatgcattttctttggaaacctgagtaccatgaccatgagtgacttCTACCCTTTCAGTTGAGATTTACTTTCTGgtattgttcaaatcttccatcttccctttgtttttgacaggactaagaggaggagtgggtggaggcccttagatctcgtggaataagaagatgttgccagagtgcacgaactaacctttggggaggggaaataataaacaaaaaataaaaacaaaaaggtaacaagttagtgaggattataaaaaaaacgttgtgatatttaaacacatagtgcagaaTGTAAACCGTGTCCTAacttgggaacctctttgtgcctgaggtaggcctaacgtcaagttgatttggagaacttagaatgctaaatgcttcattttattgataaaaagtagacaaatcccaaatcgacactaaataacctgaaataaaagtcactagtggccattggccttattacacttcataaagcaaaaagaaaacttctatatatttggtcctagaaggaccttccccagattcgtcatccttggctccgtcgaacaactttcccagctcgcgaagtcccagcaacagctAGGCTCGGGCTAGATGTCGTCCTTtatttccttcagcattttggcagtcttcGACCCTCTTAAGAAACTTCATTTCTAGCTCCACTATGCCTTGCTCCAAGTATCccaatcgcttgttggcactgacagccatgtccttccacTCCTTAATCatctattggttggcttcttgtatcttACGGTGCTCGGTTTCGCACTCCCAGATCCTCTTGCACAGTTGATTATATTTAACCTGTGCCTCAACCCTCTAATCTACGATTTTGTGGCCCCTAGCAAACCCTGGTTGACCCAGACCATCTTGATTATCTTCCAACTAGCCTGAATAGTAAGGAGCacaaccagcatggtatctgtctggctcgatggtatctctccccatgacgatcttgcagtgccacatatgctgagcttggcacttataaggactgtcatcagcttggaaatgactcatcttgtcgaccctgggtataacctacttcctaccagcttgccttATAACCCAGAAGGGgatgtaagggtatgttcctaTCAGACCGATCaatatcagaaatggtgcatccctggatcgggcgatgaattcctcAGTAGGGGACCACTCGAACATCCGTTGTACTTGACCCTCAGTTAGATTATCGAAtaactctacccattctttggcatcttctggttgggcgaacatgttgggcatgtaattcattcgcttcggATTATGGAAAGCAATAtaatcatcccagtcccttcgctgaatctcttgtcggtatgcACCTCATTGGAGATGCTctatgagccagagctggagtagaaaactgcagccttcgaagtgtttggctcctcgTTGGCATTTCTCCAAGGCTCAGTATatttctgcaatgatcatgggcacaatgctgaaaggctgcccaccaattccttccattagagttttagttaccatagcTAACCTGGTGTGGATcattgctttcttcattggaaatacGATCATACCCAGGAAATAgaacatgaatacaaagacccttcggtgattATGCCCTAATGAGGTGATAGCAAACTCGTTcggataggtacggtaggatttgctgtgactgtacctctcgtacaaataatcaaaagggATATAGGATTCTTTATGACATGTtagttctggattcttctttaaacccatcattttgaggaaacccccgCCCTTACGGTTCTCAAGCATTAACAACCCCGGAGCTTCCTATGGTataccggccaatcctcctatttatTCTATCAAGgatgtcatttcaatgtccccgaagcggaacacagACCTCTCACAATTCCAGAATAAAGTAGCAGCTTCTACGaccttgttgttgggttggatttccaggagggaaggtaggtTGCCTAGTATTTCCtaacaagagtctgatcactggagtggagatcctcccaccagcttagcaattttgggtggatattggtgaccatgccgaatctggggacttcgtgcctcatatttctgcaagacaaaagggttaggcccttaccctcgccaaactcgactatttaatatcaacaattggcataaaagcatttagttctccaaataaatgcacagaacgtggtagtgtctgtttggttttagggaaacctagtggactttggacaaggctatcttaaagagtcattatgcggacaacataactgactcagctaAGTTTGACTATGATGCATGCACATTTAAAcggagtaaggtttctatggggttttagactggtacccctGAGCCgataactcaagggggaaaggcagggaaccgtcgactacactgttgatcgactgattttaccgcaaatatgtcaTTTCTGGATTTAAGGgctgataatatcggaagagcgcaaccactcattataagcgttgctatgggatttgttcatcacgagtggaatatgatgttgagcatgattatgcaataatttaaaacatgttgtcacgtatttacacgtttaagaaagcagtaaatacaacagtttcataattcaaagcagtagtaaaggaaagaaacaaaagataagtcagttttgcagttgaaaagggaattgaatgaACAAATAATTGTAcgtaaagaagcataaattcacaatgatagtctgaaatggtaaaagcctaaaaattcccAGCAAAAtagccatgttgtcgcgccctttttttctcgcgaaatcaggtttatgacatttggagggacaactcgttccttttgggagataagtttgcatttgaagagtctccacctaatgattaaggtgcattaggacactaatggggtttgatttgaataaccagagatagcgCAATGGcataaaattattctaaggggaaggtgttaggcaccactcaaaatccactagtgtggttcccggccagttATTGTGAATtcgggtgcaattaacatataagcaaataaggctcaaataagaggggattttaatacataatggtttgaaagtaaaaAAATTTGAAAGAACGATCAAAGAGCTGATTTTTAAATAAAGAGTTACAAtactaaaaaaaagaataaagaataaaggagGCTCCTAAGTTaactaaaaatatggatcaccccacaaaatgtccggtaatcactcctcaataaggggctacacgtgacattatcgcgtggtcatcatatccatatctacccttcccaccccgttaaggtattaaagcacggattaGTCTCGATtaattattgcatgctattacccgtcccattcctatcagtcccggaggcacttaggactactaatcctaaaaaggagggatattaggcttatttgaagtttcaaaggtaaaaactctaagACGACATACAAAAAAACACATACTGCATAttaaaggggaaacacataagcatataggctaaggtatacctcctcaaacaaaacgCATAAAatagcatgtcttacacatactgctTAGGTCCGATTTAAAATACTGAAGATGAGGGAGATTAATTATtgaggcagattagtttattacataactcagataagaagtccaaatcaggcctgcctgctggtcgTAGCGATTAACAACGCGGATTCAATTTGcagttattactctaaggcttgcctaaatgtTTAGGCGGGGTCCTAttggcatgcttgctaaaccttgttaagcgATTGAATTAGGTTATTAAAAGAGGTTCAGAATgtacaaaattaaaaattaaaccaGTTACAGGTTCTGCAGGCGATAATATCTACTATTACTGATTTTAGTTCCTAGGAGCATGAAATCTAACATTGACTGTGAATAAAACGAATTAGATTTATTTAGAAACCCCTATAGCCATGATTTTTATATGTAGTGAATATGCCGAATTTaaaacaccctataggcatgatttctaggtgaaGTTTCGAATATGCAAAATTAaaaagtaccctataggcatgttttctaaataaAGTTTGCATATGCAGAATATAAAACGTCCTGtaggcatattttctacccttGCATGCATATTACCCAACCCTTTTTACTAGCTAGCCCCCAAATgcttattacaacttattacaaatcagaataataaattacatcagaaaagtacaaccagaggaagcctgattcttgacttcctctctaagttatgagataaaccaactcaaataccattgatccaaagcctttcttcagacttgagtgtgtcagaattccctaagggcctcaataggaccccgggcagtgctcacacccaagtttcataaccagaatagggacaagtgcagtgtggaagtgccagccctcatgtgtcaaagtttagagggagctcatgggtcccgaGGCAAgtctcacaagaggggggcagaacataagtctaagagagagtggaaGTGCAGAAATAGAGCTTTAcgaataaaggaaggaaacaggtGCTGGGAAACAGTTACAGAGTTGATAACTTCacacaaaaggggttcaggggTTGGGAATTTATTGCAAAGAGCCTACGTACTTAGGCAAGGGTCAGCTTTGGGGATGCACAGCAATAGAAGATGCTGGCATGCCTATAAGCCtaccagaacacacaacatcAGAGAGACGtagaggttatgatcccaggggtTCAAGTTCGAGTTATGGACAACAATGTTCCATACTGCCATGCATCAAACAAACCATAAGTATCAAACACATTGAGGTAGGGATTTAGGGTTCATAATACATAGATTCAGAATAGGAAGaaagaaattacagcatgctaaaataatgtactgaattaaatacaagcagtaggcagacaagaatgcaagaatattaagtaaccatgttgttgttgatgctgaaaacttaattaggacataccagtttaaAGAAGCAAAGCGTAGTAAAGAAAGGTAGCAGGGATTTTTGAAatatagctttggctttcagccagcttaAATAGGCCACAGTAGAAGTAGTGAAGCAAAAGAGaatgttttgagtgtaagtgagttcagaactaagagtgttcgtgtgtttgtgctaatgaaagagcaaggtacttatagtttgaaaacaggtagaaaataaggcaagaatcatattttagcagtaattatggaactatgtactaaTTAAAATCAAATTAGTATAagtacttcctttaattaaggagttaaatttAAACGGTAATAGgcagaaaacatttaaggaaagaaattaagtaGAGCATCATGTGAagaatagacaattaggggtaagtacatagaGGTTCAATTAAGGGAAAAACTAATGAATAATCCTTGAAATACTCAGTTAAtctaaataaggtaagaagacaaaataaagttgcagaatatggagataatcgaaaatcagtacatagtaaATGAGGGAATCAAGGATTTCGAAATCACTGATCTAAGGAGAGTAACATGGGTTGCCATGAGTAAGCAAATAAACCAAGTTAAAATAGGAAAATCGAaagtctaaggaaagttttcaaatcaagcccAGAAACAAGGAGCTCAGAGTCAATCAAAGAGAGAACCATGAGTCctgttttagcatataaatagagtgcacaaaaCATTAGGCAT
Coding sequences within:
- the LOC138879825 gene encoding uncharacterized protein, translating into MVHLRTYCDKLVGVGKDERIRMKLYMKSLKGDALSWYISQDPMKWSSWVSKASDFMDKFRFNTKNAPYIFYIQNLKKKPIETFREYATRWTSKAAKLGERIEEGIKISMVTNFKALQATNKALQSGGVSKKKDLYERLKDAGYVTPIPAITPEKPSQWVNPNKSCACHSVMKGHTIDECRSLKDKIQALIDNKIIVAKKPTPNVRNNPLSDHKDGGIQMIEIEDDWDPEGSIGLIGEEDDPKKPIVTLNLIVVQIQPSGGTEVNMSMPLEFEATSSAMTPAPIEVEFVSPANAPTPYEVAVLPPKAHAPFGAIPWDYTAEARRKGKVRFEETVAAQGMTRTSRVYTPEHLAESSKHASNQPPIIETGPDDLWRKIQAKEYSVINQLNKTLTQISTLALLQNSEAHKNALLRVLSEAYVPSNITGG